A single genomic interval of Vicia villosa cultivar HV-30 ecotype Madison, WI unplaced genomic scaffold, Vvil1.0 ctg.000010F_1_1, whole genome shotgun sequence harbors:
- the LOC131621643 gene encoding calmodulin-like protein 11, with amino-acid sequence MTDSLRDDPIAELHEAFCLIDKNNDGFITEDELTTTIKSFDVNPTKEEIQNMISEVDINRRGSINFEEFLNIMSTQMKENISKELKEAFRIFDRDQDEYISAIELKDVMMRLGERLTDEEVEQMIREADLDGDGKVSYEEFAKIMVLSGCSK; translated from the exons ATGACAGATTCTTTGAGGGATGATCCAATTGCTGAACTTCATGAAGCATTTTGTCTCATTGACAAGAACAACGATG GGTTCATTACAGAAGATGAATTAACAACCACAATCAAATCATTTGATGTAAATCCaacaaaagaagaaattcaaaatatGATTAGTGAAGTGGATATTAATAGAAGAGGAAGTATTAATTTTGAAGagttcttgaatattatgagtacACAAATGAAG GAAAATATATCTAAGGAGTTGAAAGAAGCCTTTAGAATATTTGATAGAGATCAAGATGAATATATTTCAGCCATTGAG tTGAAAGATGTAATGATGAGATTGGGAGAGAGACTAACAGATGAAGAGGTTGAACAAATGATTAGAGAGGCAGATTTAGATGGTGATGGTAAAGTTAGCTATGAAGAATTTGCAAAGATAATGGTGCTTAGTGGATGCTCAAAGTAG